The Acidobacteriota bacterium genome has a segment encoding these proteins:
- a CDS encoding transposase: MASLIKKIKKGHAYYYAVESGRVDGKPRIVWQKYLGTLDAIIKRSEAARPAAPKEAVLFEAGGVAALLRITQRL, encoded by the coding sequence ATGGCGTCACTTATCAAGAAAATCAAAAAAGGTCACGCATACTATTACGCGGTCGAATCCGGCCGGGTCGATGGAAAACCCCGCATCGTCTGGCAAAAGTATCTCGGCACACTGGATGCCATCATCAAGAGAAGCGAGGCGGCCAGGCCCGCCGCCCCGAAAGAAGCCGTGCTTTTTGAGGCCGGCGGCGTGGCCGCGCTGCTTCGTATTACCCAACGATTGG
- the zupT gene encoding zinc transporter ZupT, with translation MIADTGNVFAALAMTAAAGLSTGLGSLSVFFSRRTDPRFLSVSLGFSAGVMIYISFVEILFKGRAALVEAMGIREGAWAAAAGFFGGILLIALIDGLIPESRNPHERSPLAGLFGRNPGGRPLEGLGGEAEARLLRTGLLTALAVTIHNFPEGMATFFIALKDPALGIPVMVAVALHNIPEGIAVATPVYLASGSRKKAATWAFLSGLAEPVGAMTGFLLLRPFMNEAVLGVLFAAVAGIMVFISLDQLLPTAEKFGEHHLAVYGLVGGMGVMALSLILLG, from the coding sequence ATGATCGCGGATACCGGAAACGTCTTTGCGGCCCTGGCCATGACCGCCGCGGCCGGACTTTCGACCGGACTCGGCAGCCTGTCCGTATTTTTCAGCCGCCGGACGGATCCACGCTTTCTTTCCGTCTCTCTCGGTTTTTCAGCCGGAGTCATGATCTATATTTCCTTCGTCGAGATCCTCTTCAAGGGCCGGGCGGCGCTCGTCGAAGCGATGGGGATTCGGGAGGGAGCCTGGGCCGCTGCGGCCGGTTTTTTCGGAGGGATCCTTCTGATAGCCTTGATCGACGGACTCATTCCGGAATCGAGAAATCCGCACGAACGGTCTCCCCTGGCCGGGCTCTTCGGCCGAAACCCGGGCGGAAGGCCCCTTGAAGGATTGGGAGGCGAGGCGGAGGCGAGGCTTCTTCGGACCGGCCTCCTCACGGCGCTGGCCGTGACGATTCACAATTTTCCCGAAGGCATGGCCACATTCTTCATCGCGCTGAAGGATCCGGCCCTGGGGATTCCCGTCATGGTGGCCGTCGCCCTCCACAACATCCCGGAGGGAATCGCCGTGGCGACCCCGGTTTATCTGGCAAGCGGAAGCCGGAAAAAAGCCGCGACGTGGGCGTTTCTCTCAGGCTTGGCCGAGCCTGTCGGCGCCATGACGGGATTTCTCCTTCTTCGGCCGTTCATGAACGAAGCCGTCCTTGGGGTGTTATTCGCCGCCGTGGCCGGAATCATGGTGTTCATCTCCCTCGACCAGCTCCTGCCCACGGCCGAAAAATTCGGCGAGCATCACCTGGCCGTCTACGGACTCGTCGGCGGCATGGGTGTTATGGCCCTCAGCCTCATCCTCCTCGGCTGA
- the pta gene encoding phosphate acetyltransferase — protein MSRTFIQDIRAKAAAKNLIVAFPDAEDIRTLQAARILADAGIARPVLVGNPSAIAEIAAGNGLSTVDIAVVDPASDKDKDLLVDRLFEKRKAKGWSRDQAAEAARTPLYFAGMMLETGRVNAVVGGNLSSTGDVIRAAIHTVGTAPGISTVSSYFLMVLPDRLLSYADGAVVPNPTDVQLADIAVTTAKNYKAVTGRDPLVAMLSFSTKGSASHPDVDKVVSAVKIARDKAPDLLLDGELQADAALIPSIGERKSKGSPVAGKANVLIFPDLDAGNIAYKLTERLAGAEAIGPIVQGLNKPYCDLSRGCSADDMVNVAAICSLMA, from the coding sequence ATGAGCCGCACTTTCATCCAGGACATCCGCGCCAAGGCTGCAGCAAAAAACCTGATCGTCGCCTTTCCCGACGCGGAAGACATCCGAACGCTCCAGGCCGCGCGCATCCTGGCGGACGCCGGGATCGCCCGGCCCGTTCTCGTCGGGAATCCGAGCGCCATCGCCGAAATCGCCGCCGGAAACGGCCTGTCCACAGTGGATATCGCCGTCGTTGATCCCGCCTCGGACAAAGACAAGGATCTCCTGGTCGATCGGCTTTTCGAAAAAAGAAAAGCCAAAGGCTGGTCGCGGGATCAGGCCGCCGAGGCCGCCCGCACCCCGCTTTACTTTGCCGGAATGATGCTCGAAACCGGCCGGGTGAATGCCGTTGTCGGAGGCAATCTCTCCTCGACGGGAGACGTCATCCGGGCGGCCATTCACACCGTGGGCACCGCTCCGGGGATTTCGACCGTGTCCAGCTATTTTCTCATGGTTCTCCCGGACCGGCTTCTGTCTTATGCCGACGGAGCCGTTGTACCGAATCCGACGGATGTCCAGCTCGCCGACATCGCCGTCACGACGGCGAAAAATTACAAGGCTGTGACCGGGAGAGACCCGCTCGTGGCCATGCTGTCCTTCTCGACAAAGGGCTCGGCGTCCCACCCCGACGTGGACAAGGTCGTCAGTGCGGTGAAGATCGCCCGGGACAAGGCGCCTGACCTGCTTCTCGACGGAGAGCTTCAGGCCGACGCCGCCCTGATTCCTTCGATCGGGGAAAGGAAATCAAAAGGCAGTCCGGTCGCCGGAAAAGCCAATGTCCTGATCTTCCCCGATCTCGATGCGGGCAACATCGCCTACAAGTTGACCGAACGCCTGGCCGGCGCCGAAGCCATCGGTCCCATCGTCCAGGGTCTCAACAAGCCTTATTGCGACCTGTCGCGGGGCTGCTCGGCCGACGACATGGTCAATGTCGCCGCCATTTGCAGTCTGATGGCCTGA
- a CDS encoding AI-2E family transporter — MKNDKFLKFGMAVIVLFIAGIFLRLAKPILVPFSLALFLSFVISPILDFLTRRRIPRPLAVVILLLLTFALLYLLGVMFYASGKNFAVELPAYGQKLKTLVDDIERMFRLDHFKGDPLGWLREIEIARIGTIFFASLGPFFGFVGDLFLIFLFLIFILAGRGRLKRKIPRAFEAGDATRVAETIQKIDRQIQKYLALKTLISAVTGILVTVALLIFGLPFAVVFGFIAFLLNFIPNIGSFIATSFPALLALFHFGRFWPAFWVLVVLISIQMTLGNFIEPRLMGRELGISPLLVIFTLFFGGWLWGLPGMVIAVPVLASFKIAFGNIPSLAFLDVMMDK; from the coding sequence GTGAAGAACGATAAGTTTCTGAAATTCGGAATGGCGGTCATCGTCCTGTTCATCGCCGGCATTTTTCTGCGGCTGGCCAAACCCATCCTGGTTCCCTTTTCGCTGGCTCTTTTCCTCTCTTTCGTCATTTCGCCGATTCTGGACTTTCTGACGCGGCGCAGGATTCCCCGTCCCCTGGCCGTCGTCATTTTGCTTCTTCTGACCTTCGCTCTTTTGTATCTTCTCGGCGTCATGTTCTATGCCAGCGGAAAAAACTTCGCCGTCGAGCTTCCCGCCTACGGGCAAAAGCTCAAAACGCTCGTGGACGATATCGAAAGAATGTTCCGCCTCGACCACTTCAAGGGGGATCCTCTCGGCTGGCTCCGAGAGATCGAAATCGCCCGGATCGGGACGATCTTTTTCGCGTCGCTGGGCCCCTTTTTCGGGTTCGTCGGGGATCTGTTTCTGATTTTCCTTTTCCTCATTTTCATTCTGGCCGGCCGGGGCCGCCTGAAAAGAAAGATCCCCCGGGCTTTCGAAGCCGGCGATGCGACCCGCGTGGCCGAGACCATTCAGAAAATCGACAGGCAGATCCAGAAATATCTAGCCCTCAAAACCCTGATCAGCGCCGTGACGGGGATTCTCGTGACCGTGGCTCTTCTCATTTTCGGACTTCCCTTTGCCGTCGTTTTCGGCTTTATCGCCTTTCTTCTCAATTTCATTCCCAATATCGGCTCCTTCATCGCCACCTCCTTTCCCGCGCTCCTGGCTTTGTTTCACTTCGGCCGCTTCTGGCCCGCTTTCTGGGTTCTCGTCGTTCTGATCAGCATCCAGATGACTCTGGGAAATTTTATCGAACCCCGGCTTATGGGCCGCGAGCTCGGCATCAGTCCGCTGCTTGTTATTTTCACTCTCTTTTTCGGCGGGTGGCTGTGGGGCCTCCCGGGCATGGTCATCGCCGTTCCCGTCCTGGCCAGTTTCAAAATCGCTTTCGGCAATATTCCGTCCCTGGCATTTCTCGATGTCATGATGGACAAATAA
- a CDS encoding 2-oxoacid:acceptor oxidoreductase subunit alpha, protein MSSRPFRSDVNFVVRIGGEAGDGVISCGELFAQAAARTEYHVFTYITYPSEIRGGFSMVQIRIRDWTIYSMGSRVDYLVVFNQESYDKTISGLREGGMVIYDPDTVTPEPSETTRFFAVPLTKLARESGISGPGKNVIALGALGHLFDIDPVVLKKLIRDRFRHKGDAVVERNIKAVETGYEAGKACGWGQRFRLKADPDAKASYMMLSGNEAVALGAIAAGCRFVAGYPITPATPIFETLCRLMPKVGGKAVQMEDEIASISAIVGAAFAGEKVLTPTSGPGLQLMGEQINLASMLELPVVIVNVQRGGPSTGLPTKTEQSDLKFAIYGTAGESPRVVLAPSTVEDCFYQTIRAFNIAEIFQVPVVVLTDQSIGYRKATVRIPDFERFHFMPFHDLIEDNPVIPNPAHIDVVSRLEPTSEELADYKRFRITDSGISPISRPGTPGGQYLATGLEHTEKGHPDYTPENHQAMTSKRFRKIEVLSNLLEKNPREYYGSPEARIGIIGWGSTEGAIREARYLAEQEGVLVRHLHPKIVLPMADRRIRYFLAELKHVIVVEENYTGQFAHFIRARFGIRPIEVHKCQGLPITPREILAAILNVARISDEQSITRL, encoded by the coding sequence ATGAGCAGTCGGCCTTTTCGTTCCGACGTCAATTTCGTCGTCCGCATCGGCGGGGAGGCGGGTGACGGCGTGATCAGCTGCGGGGAGCTTTTCGCTCAGGCCGCGGCCCGCACCGAGTATCATGTCTTCACCTACATCACCTATCCTTCGGAAATCCGCGGCGGCTTTTCCATGGTTCAGATCCGCATCCGCGACTGGACGATCTACTCCATGGGAAGCCGCGTGGACTATCTTGTCGTCTTCAATCAGGAGTCTTATGACAAGACGATCTCCGGTCTTCGTGAGGGCGGGATGGTGATTTACGATCCCGATACCGTGACGCCTGAGCCTTCGGAGACAACCCGGTTTTTTGCCGTGCCCCTGACGAAACTCGCTCGTGAAAGCGGCATCAGCGGACCGGGGAAAAATGTGATCGCCCTGGGTGCTCTGGGTCATCTCTTCGATATCGATCCGGTCGTCCTGAAGAAACTCATCCGGGACCGCTTCCGGCACAAAGGCGATGCCGTTGTTGAAAGAAACATCAAGGCCGTGGAAACCGGTTACGAAGCCGGGAAGGCCTGTGGTTGGGGCCAGCGGTTCCGGCTCAAGGCCGATCCGGACGCTAAAGCCTCCTACATGATGCTCTCCGGGAATGAGGCCGTGGCCCTGGGCGCCATCGCCGCCGGCTGCCGTTTTGTGGCCGGATATCCCATCACGCCGGCGACGCCCATCTTCGAGACGCTGTGCCGGCTGATGCCCAAGGTCGGGGGAAAAGCCGTCCAGATGGAGGACGAGATCGCCTCGATTTCGGCCATCGTCGGAGCCGCCTTCGCCGGAGAAAAGGTCCTGACACCGACATCGGGACCCGGGCTGCAGCTCATGGGGGAACAGATCAATCTGGCCTCCATGCTCGAATTGCCCGTAGTCATCGTCAATGTCCAGCGGGGCGGCCCGAGCACGGGCCTGCCGACCAAGACCGAGCAGTCCGACCTCAAGTTCGCGATATACGGAACGGCCGGCGAATCGCCCCGCGTCGTTCTCGCGCCTTCGACGGTCGAGGATTGTTTTTACCAGACCATCCGCGCCTTCAACATCGCCGAGATCTTCCAGGTCCCCGTCGTCGTCCTGACCGACCAGTCCATCGGCTATCGCAAAGCCACGGTCCGCATCCCCGATTTCGAACGTTTCCATTTCATGCCCTTCCATGATCTGATCGAAGACAACCCGGTCATTCCCAACCCGGCCCACATCGATGTCGTTTCCCGTCTTGAACCGACCTCCGAAGAACTTGCCGACTACAAGAGATTCCGCATCACCGATTCGGGGATTTCTCCCATCTCCCGGCCGGGTACGCCGGGAGGGCAGTACCTGGCCACCGGTCTTGAGCACACCGAAAAGGGACATCCTGATTACACGCCGGAAAACCACCAGGCGATGACCTCCAAGCGTTTCCGGAAAATCGAAGTTCTGTCCAATCTCCTGGAGAAGAATCCCCGGGAATATTACGGATCGCCCGAGGCGCGGATCGGGATCATCGGCTGGGGATCGACCGAAGGCGCCATCCGCGAGGCCCGGTATCTGGCCGAACAGGAGGGGGTTCTTGTCCGGCACCTTCATCCCAAGATCGTCCTGCCCATGGCCGACCGCAGGATCCGCTACTTCCTGGCCGAACTCAAGCACGTCATCGTCGTCGAGGAAAACTACACCGGACAATTCGCCCATTTCATCAGGGCCCGGTTCGGTATCCGGCCCATCGAAGTTCATAAATGCCAGGGTCTGCCGATCACGCCCCGGGAAATTCTGGCCGCCATTCTGAATGTTGCGAGGATCTCCGATGAGCAGAGCATCACAAGATTATAA
- a CDS encoding thiamine pyrophosphate-dependent enzyme, with protein MSRASQDYKSAVKPIWCPGCGNYGAMKALTQAFLDLDIAPESIALVSGIGCSGRMSHFFNTYSLHGTHGRAVPTALGVKAARPDLTVLAVGGDGDGLSIGGGHISHAARKNTDITYLLLDNRIYGLTKGQASPTTDFGHKTKTSPFGVDELPMDALPAFIVYDATFVARSSTVHVAELTELLKAAILHKGFSILHILTPCVTYPVFDARTLKAALQPLPEDHDRKDKMAAIVRGYSTSPVFTGIFFRTEKPTLEERLERQAQPFAPERSGDELDMLRKVLYDFS; from the coding sequence ATGAGCAGAGCATCACAAGATTATAAGAGCGCCGTCAAGCCCATCTGGTGCCCCGGCTGCGGAAACTACGGCGCCATGAAGGCTCTCACTCAGGCCTTTCTGGATCTCGACATTGCGCCGGAGTCCATCGCCCTGGTCTCCGGGATCGGCTGTTCCGGACGAATGTCGCATTTTTTCAACACGTACTCCCTTCATGGAACCCATGGCCGGGCCGTTCCGACGGCTCTGGGCGTCAAGGCCGCCCGTCCGGATTTGACCGTTCTGGCCGTCGGCGGCGACGGAGACGGCTTGAGCATCGGCGGCGGCCATATCTCTCATGCGGCGCGAAAGAACACCGACATCACCTATCTGCTTCTGGACAACAGGATCTACGGATTGACCAAGGGGCAGGCCTCGCCCACGACCGACTTCGGCCACAAAACGAAAACATCGCCCTTCGGCGTCGATGAGCTCCCGATGGACGCCCTGCCGGCGTTTATCGTCTATGACGCGACGTTTGTCGCCCGATCGAGCACCGTCCATGTCGCTGAGCTGACGGAACTTCTCAAGGCCGCGATTCTTCACAAGGGGTTTTCCATCCTCCACATCCTGACGCCGTGTGTCACATATCCGGTCTTCGACGCCCGGACTCTCAAGGCCGCCCTTCAGCCCCTGCCTGAAGACCATGATCGCAAGGACAAAATGGCGGCCATCGTTCGGGGGTATTCCACAAGCCCGGTCTTTACGGGAATTTTTTTCCGGACCGAAAAACCCACGCTGGAGGAGCGCCTCGAACGCCAGGCGCAGCCTTTCGCCCCGGAACGGTCCGGCGATGAACTGGACATGCTCCGCAAAGTTCTTTACGATTTTTCGTGA
- a CDS encoding DASS family sodium-coupled anion symporter: MKPKLKLVFCIALPLLVWAIPTSRLGIDGLTVVEHRLIAIFVMALVFWILEPIPLYATSLLIIFLELVLISDKGFYLFMRGVDKEAMGPLLPYQDILATFASPIIILFLGGFFLALAATKFQMDISLAKTLLRPFGTKPAHVLLGLMIVTAVFSMFMSNTATTAMMLAVLAPVLRSLHPGDRIRTAFVLAVPFAANIGGMGTPIGTPPNAISLKYLAGADAVGFSTWMSFAVPYVILLLAFLWGMLLISYKPQTAEIKVRIEGGFQKNWKSLTAAATFLITILLWLLDFWHGMNSYIVALIPVVVFSLTRIITAVDLRDISWDVLWLMAGGIALGMGIERTGLAAHIIGGIEFSSYSPVFIVFLATLITVLMATFMSNTATANLLLPLMAILGTSVSSLAGLGGVRMIVLAVAFSSSLAMSLPVSTPPNAIAYAAGGIQTKEMFKTGALVGVVGLAALYLMMAVLRKVGFLG, encoded by the coding sequence ATGAAACCGAAACTCAAGTTGGTGTTTTGTATCGCTCTGCCTCTCCTTGTCTGGGCGATCCCGACCTCCCGGCTGGGGATCGACGGATTGACCGTTGTCGAGCACCGGCTGATCGCGATATTCGTAATGGCGCTTGTGTTTTGGATTTTGGAACCCATTCCCCTTTATGCCACATCGCTTCTGATCATCTTCCTCGAGCTCGTTTTGATCTCCGACAAAGGGTTCTATCTGTTCATGAGAGGCGTGGACAAAGAAGCCATGGGGCCGCTTCTTCCATACCAGGATATTCTGGCGACCTTCGCCTCGCCGATCATCATCCTTTTTCTGGGGGGCTTTTTCCTGGCCCTGGCCGCGACCAAGTTTCAGATGGACATCAGTCTGGCCAAAACGCTTCTCCGGCCGTTCGGCACAAAACCGGCTCATGTGCTTCTCGGCCTTATGATCGTCACGGCGGTGTTCTCGATGTTCATGAGCAACACGGCGACGACGGCCATGATGCTGGCGGTCCTGGCTCCCGTCCTCCGGTCTCTTCATCCGGGAGATCGGATCCGGACGGCCTTTGTGCTGGCCGTTCCGTTCGCCGCCAACATCGGTGGAATGGGAACCCCGATCGGAACGCCCCCGAACGCCATCTCCCTGAAGTATCTGGCCGGCGCGGATGCCGTCGGCTTCAGCACCTGGATGTCCTTCGCCGTCCCTTATGTCATCCTGCTCCTGGCATTTCTTTGGGGCATGCTCCTTATCTCTTACAAACCTCAAACCGCGGAAATTAAGGTTCGAATCGAGGGCGGCTTTCAGAAAAACTGGAAATCCCTGACCGCCGCCGCGACGTTTCTCATCACCATCCTCCTGTGGCTTCTGGATTTCTGGCATGGAATGAATTCGTATATTGTGGCTTTGATCCCCGTCGTCGTGTTTTCACTGACGCGGATCATCACGGCGGTCGATCTCCGGGATATCAGCTGGGACGTGCTCTGGCTCATGGCCGGCGGGATTGCTCTCGGCATGGGCATCGAACGGACCGGGCTGGCCGCCCATATCATCGGCGGCATTGAGTTCTCCAGCTATTCTCCTGTGTTCATCGTCTTTCTGGCCACCCTGATCACCGTGCTCATGGCCACGTTCATGTCCAACACGGCAACGGCCAACCTCCTTTTGCCCCTGATGGCGATCTTGGGAACCTCCGTGTCCAGCCTGGCCGGCTTGGGCGGAGTCCGGATGATCGTTTTGGCCGTCGCGTTCTCATCGTCGCTGGCCATGTCCCTGCCGGTCAGTACGCCTCCCAATGCCATCGCTTATGCCGCCGGAGGCATTCAAACCAAGGAGATGTTCAAGACCGGCGCTCTCGTCGGCGTCGTGGGTTTGGCGGCCCTTTATCTCATGATGGCCGTCCTCCGTAAGGTGGGATTCCTGGGATGA
- a CDS encoding ATP-binding protein, with protein MSRIFRVPELARLIEAYFSDPNKTLTVKKGEKLLEQGVYNDRLYLVLKGGFMGYVQKPDERQYELFGAEEKMFVGVYSFFSRTFVSMATVVASEDSEVAFIDQHQPALPGVKGNSLAEQFMPLVVANLAQRHQREQELFLEKEEMLRKLAQSEKLASLGQMAAGIAHELNNAVAVMARHSQWLREKYATRLLSSGRPESEAFVRGLDKGRPLSTRQLRAKTRELIAKYKLSPEAAEKLAEMGWTPDEVPAGRSGPDPAIDRLHDQWEIGATFHEIAAAAELATEVVRSVRALAARGGEYTVGLNINETIREALTLLQSPLRKVSVVLDLAELPPLAANRSECVQVWTNLIQNALESMAGAGMDNGRLEIITRPGRNAVRVEIRDNGPGIAAADLPKIFQPDFSTKEKGLDFGLGLGLSIVERIVHTNGGKIQVRSRPGETVFAVIWPGGENHVQT; from the coding sequence ATGAGCCGGATTTTTCGGGTTCCGGAACTGGCCCGGCTCATCGAGGCTTATTTTTCCGATCCGAACAAGACGTTGACCGTGAAGAAGGGGGAGAAGCTTCTGGAACAGGGGGTCTATAACGACCGGCTCTATCTTGTTCTCAAGGGCGGGTTCATGGGATATGTCCAAAAACCCGACGAACGCCAATATGAATTGTTTGGAGCCGAGGAGAAGATGTTCGTCGGCGTCTACAGCTTTTTCTCCCGGACGTTTGTCAGCATGGCCACGGTCGTGGCGAGCGAAGACAGCGAAGTTGCGTTCATCGACCAGCATCAGCCCGCCCTTCCCGGTGTCAAGGGAAATTCTCTGGCGGAGCAATTCATGCCGCTTGTCGTGGCCAATCTGGCCCAGCGCCATCAGCGGGAGCAGGAGCTGTTCCTGGAAAAGGAAGAGATGCTCCGGAAACTCGCCCAATCGGAAAAGCTGGCCTCCCTGGGCCAGATGGCCGCCGGCATCGCCCATGAACTGAACAACGCCGTCGCCGTCATGGCCCGGCATTCCCAGTGGCTCCGGGAGAAGTATGCGACCCGGCTTTTGTCTTCGGGAAGGCCCGAATCCGAAGCGTTTGTCAGGGGATTGGACAAGGGCCGGCCGTTGTCGACCCGGCAGCTGAGAGCCAAGACCCGTGAATTGATCGCCAAATACAAGCTGTCGCCCGAAGCGGCCGAAAAGCTCGCCGAAATGGGGTGGACTCCGGATGAGGTGCCGGCCGGTCGATCCGGTCCGGATCCGGCGATCGACCGTCTTCATGACCAGTGGGAAATCGGGGCGACGTTTCACGAAATCGCGGCCGCGGCGGAACTGGCCACCGAAGTCGTCCGCTCGGTACGGGCTCTGGCCGCCCGCGGCGGCGAATACACCGTGGGATTGAACATTAACGAGACCATCCGGGAAGCCTTGACTCTTCTGCAAAGTCCGCTGCGGAAGGTCTCTGTGGTCCTGGATCTTGCCGAACTTCCGCCTTTAGCCGCAAACCGGAGCGAATGCGTCCAGGTCTGGACAAATCTCATCCAGAACGCCCTGGAAAGCATGGCCGGCGCCGGCATGGACAACGGCCGTCTGGAGATTATCACCCGTCCCGGGAGAAATGCCGTCCGCGTTGAAATCCGCGACAACGGTCCGGGCATTGCCGCGGCGGATCTGCCCAAAATCTTTCAACCGGATTTCAGCACCAAGGAAAAAGGTTTGGATTTCGGGCTCGGTTTGGGCCTGAGCATCGTCGAGCGCATTGTCCATACCAACGGCGGAAAAATCCAAGTCCGCAGCCGCCCGGGAGAAACCGTGTTTGCCGTGATTTGGCCGGGAGGAGAAAACCATGTCCAAACTTAG
- a CDS encoding response regulator: MSKLSIICVDDQRDVLAALRKDLEEFRGVGEVVSCESADETMDVLEDLSRHGKEAALLICDHVMPGTNGVDFLARISSDLRFTRTKKILLTGLASHQDTIAAINRARIDYYIEKPWTREGLIAVVKRFLTQYVIEAGLDYTAYASVMDQDTLYRELHLKNR; the protein is encoded by the coding sequence ATGTCCAAACTTAGCATCATTTGTGTGGACGACCAGAGGGATGTTCTGGCCGCCCTGCGAAAAGATCTGGAAGAATTCCGGGGAGTCGGTGAGGTCGTGTCCTGCGAATCGGCCGACGAGACCATGGATGTTCTGGAAGACCTGTCCCGCCACGGGAAAGAGGCGGCGCTTTTAATCTGCGACCATGTCATGCCCGGGACGAACGGCGTCGATTTCCTGGCCCGGATCAGCAGCGACTTGAGATTCACCCGGACGAAAAAGATCCTTCTGACCGGCTTGGCGTCCCATCAGGATACCATCGCCGCAATCAACAGGGCGCGGATCGACTATTACATCGAGAAACCCTGGACACGGGAGGGCCTGATCGCCGTCGTCAAGCGGTTTCTGACCCAGTATGTGATCGAAGCCGGACTGGATTACACGGCTTATGCTTCGGTCATGGATCAGGACACTCTCTATCGGGAGCTTCACCTGAAAAATCGGTGA
- a CDS encoding flippase: MEKSTRNSCDQDALVIARGAGIVLFGAAAGNMLRYAGHVLAGRYLGPEIFGLLVLGLTIMSASAVIAELGFSSGMVRYVSLYRGMGDVRRLKGTMRLGSGIGLISGLVAAAILFWAAPTLAVRVFKAPELIPVLRVLCGVLPFLTLTSVFAYILQGLKALVEKVFIKDLFDSSLKIVLIGLVVLVDGKLKGILLSYLAAGVTAVILARLCLKRLESGLFSGETEPIYEARKLFRFSWPMIFVQIIGHLLLATDTFMLGLLRSPEDVGIYGAAQKTALLCGMVLNAFLAVFAPVMADHINRKNREETQILYKLVSKWSFSLTVPLSLLLMVSPRPITRVFGADFEPASLALSVLAAGWLFHSLLGCAGTLLTMSGRSKLHLLNFACLFFGNIVLNGILIPRFGILGAALATALTIVLVDILTVAEVRILFRMSPFRTDIWKPLAAGIFSAALVHLLTTRLVIGNNAWHVVVSACVLIGLYPLVIIGLGIADEDRLVIARVLRKIKGK, from the coding sequence ATGGAAAAGTCGACACGAAATTCGTGTGATCAGGATGCCCTTGTCATTGCCAGGGGTGCGGGCATCGTTCTTTTCGGGGCGGCCGCCGGAAACATGCTGAGATATGCGGGACATGTTTTGGCGGGCCGGTATCTCGGTCCTGAGATTTTCGGACTCCTGGTGCTCGGATTGACGATCATGTCGGCATCGGCCGTTATTGCCGAGCTCGGATTCTCCAGCGGGATGGTCCGATACGTTTCGCTCTACCGCGGCATGGGTGATGTGCGGAGACTGAAGGGAACGATGCGGCTTGGATCCGGGATTGGGTTGATATCCGGTCTCGTTGCGGCCGCGATTTTATTCTGGGCGGCTCCGACTCTCGCTGTTCGGGTTTTCAAGGCCCCGGAGCTGATTCCGGTGCTGAGAGTCTTATGTGGCGTTCTCCCTTTTCTGACGCTGACTTCGGTTTTCGCTTATATTTTACAGGGCCTCAAGGCCCTCGTTGAAAAGGTCTTCATCAAGGATCTCTTTGATTCTTCCCTGAAAATCGTTTTGATCGGGCTGGTCGTCCTGGTCGATGGGAAACTCAAGGGCATTCTTCTTTCCTATTTGGCGGCCGGCGTGACGGCTGTGATTCTGGCTCGCCTTTGCTTGAAACGTCTCGAATCCGGTCTTTTCAGCGGCGAGACCGAACCGATTTATGAAGCCCGGAAACTCTTTCGTTTTTCCTGGCCGATGATCTTTGTTCAGATCATCGGCCATCTTCTTCTCGCCACGGACACCTTCATGCTGGGGCTGTTGCGCTCTCCCGAGGATGTCGGAATCTACGGGGCGGCCCAGAAAACCGCCCTGCTTTGCGGCATGGTCCTTAACGCCTTCCTGGCGGTCTTTGCCCCGGTTATGGCGGACCACATCAACCGAAAGAATCGGGAGGAAACGCAAATCCTCTACAAGCTTGTCTCCAAATGGTCATTTTCTCTGACTGTCCCTCTGAGCCTTCTCTTGATGGTTTCCCCCCGGCCGATCACACGCGTCTTCGGTGCGGATTTCGAACCTGCGTCTCTGGCCCTGTCCGTCCTCGCCGCCGGATGGCTCTTCCATTCCCTGTTGGGATGTGCGGGAACGCTGTTGACCATGAGCGGCCGGTCCAAGCTTCATTTGTTGAATTTTGCATGTCTCTTTTTCGGAAATATCGTTTTGAACGGGATCCTCATCCCCCGGTTCGGTATCCTCGGCGCCGCGCTGGCCACGGCTTTGACGATCGTTCTTGTCGATATCCTGACCGTGGCCGAGGTCCGCATTCTTTTCCGGATGTCCCCGTTCCGAACGGACATCTGGAAACCTCTGGCCGCCGGAATTTTTTCCGCGGCACTCGTCCATTTGTTGACAACCCGGCTCGTTATCGGAAATAATGCTTGGCATGTTGTTGTTTCCGCCTGTGTCTTGATCGGACTTTATCCTCTTGTGATCATCGGGTTGGGGATTGCCGATGAAGACAGGCTTGTGATAGCCCGGGTATTGCGCAAAATAAAAGGAAAATGA